The following are encoded in a window of Ictalurus punctatus breed USDA103 chromosome 13, Coco_2.0, whole genome shotgun sequence genomic DNA:
- the map3k8 gene encoding mitogen-activated protein kinase kinase kinase 8, which produces MDFENQNVGLELLLAHMNLGDIIEAVERLCSDREDEEESGESLVEGLSGDTMDENELSDGSALPDLVSRVQNDKVRYGSVADLLAFVNMVSNTPASTLSKLEEELGVLLNKTDMVIKEGRYRIDLDVLLFPWRLTYKAPGPGHVPKGSFGKVHLAQDIKTRKRMACKRIPLEHFKPADVEIQARFRHENIAELYGALLWEKGVYLFMEAGEGGSILEKLESCGPMREFEIIWVTQQVLRGLEYLHSHNIIHHDIKPSNIVLMSAKAVLVDFGLTVQMMEDVYIPRDLRGTEMYMSPELVLCRGHNTKTDIYSLGTTIIHMQTGSPPWVRRYPRSAYPSYLYIIHKQAPPLEDISEDCSPAMRGLLERALERVPTRRSSATELLHEEALHPSREDQPRCWSLDSALGDSTHPLLRQHSQMTDSTQDSSSLYTEDSGPFKRKGSLYIDLGALAGYYNFVRGPPSAEYG; this is translated from the exons ATGGATTTCGAGAATCAAAATGTTGGCTTAGAACTACTCTTGGCACACATGAATCTTGGAGACATCATCGAGGCTGTGGAGAGGCTCTGCTCGGACAGAGAGGACGAAGAGGAATCAGGCGAGTCACTCGTGGAGGGTCTTTCAGGAGATACTATGGATGAAAACGAGCTCTCAGATGGCTCGGCCTTGCCTGACTTGGTTTCCCGTGTGCAGAATGACAAAGTGAGGTACGGTAGTGTGGCGGACCTGCTGGCATTTGTCAACATGGTGTCCAACACACCTGCCTCCACACTTTCCAAGCTAGAGGAGGAGCTCGGGGTGCTTCTGAACAAG ACAGACATGGTTATAAAAGAGGGCCGTTATCGCATTGATTTGGACGTGCTCCTGTTTCCGTGGAGGCTGACCTACAAGGCTCCAGGGCCGGGCCACGTTCCCAAAGGCTCTTTTGGGAAAGTCCACTTGGCACAAGACATTAAAACACGCAAGCGGATGGCATGTAAACGG ATCCCTTTGGAGCACTTCAAGCCAGCAGATGTAGAGATCCAAGCCCGGTTCCGTCATGAGAACATCGCTGAACTGTATGGCGCACTGCTGTGGGAGAAGGGTGTGTATCTCTTCATGGAGGCCGGAGAAGGTGGCTCGATTCTGGAGAAGCTGGAGAGCTGCGGTCCAATGAGAGAGTTTGAGATAATTTGGGTCACGCAGCAGGTTCTGCGCGGACTGGAGTATCTGCACTCGCATAATATCATACACCACGATATTAAAC CCAGTAACATTGTGCTGATGTCTGCCAAAGCTGTGCTGGTGGACTTTGGCCTAACAGTGCAGATGATGGAGGATGTGTACATTCCTAGAGACCTCAGAGGGACTgag ATGTACATGAGTCCGGAGCTGGTTTTGTGTAGAGGACATAACACAAAGACAGACATCTACAGCCTGGGCACCACAATTATTCACATGCAGACTGGTAGCCCACCTTGGGTGAGGAGATACCCACGCTCTGCATACCCCTCGTACCTCTACATA ATCCATAAGCAGGCCCCTCCTCTGGAGGACATATCGGAGGACTGTAGTCCGGCTATGCGAGGCCTTCTGGAGCGAGCATTAGAGAGAGTCCCAACGCGGAGGAGCTCTGCCACAGAGCTCCTGCACGAGGAGGCCCTCCACCCTTCACGAGAAGACCAGCCTCGCTGCTGGAGTCTGGACTCTGCACTTGGAGACAGTACACACCCACTCTTACGCCAACACAGTCAAATGACTGACAGCACACAag ACTCTTCGTCACTGTACACTGAAGATTCTGGCCCGTTTAAAAGAAAAGGTTCCCTCTACATAGACCTCGGCGCGCTGGCTGGCTATTACAACTTTGTCCGGGGGCCACCAAGTGCAGAGTATGGCTAG